Proteins encoded in a region of the Dreissena polymorpha isolate Duluth1 chromosome 6, UMN_Dpol_1.0, whole genome shotgun sequence genome:
- the LOC127833382 gene encoding dopamine receptor 3-like isoform X2: MDVLMCTASIWHMCTMSMDRYFTLKYPMQYGRNKTRSMVAVKIIFVWIISITISSPVFIYSLVDYSYVFKDRNCVIDIKEFVIYGSIFAFYVPLLIMIVTYSLTIQILRQNQNIMKTIERSNFRMKSKSSNRESRICSHVRTFLSPPSSESRRESHTDISSLARSPNIEKTPDMSDSDMKLLELKNVIDYSYATNLYTSLKNDRDLKSSSYRIANETSMANQTTVLTSDDNSDTKSYNENLHREYLQQNPSLNVPTAVNIQSPSSDDDDESSTLLPTNLDKLSRSLSHSTSSSKFRLRANTDVHNKSYLSIHSSLKIPKSFEKNNLQSSVSCSNFTNASAEKNLFASLRLNGSSLNRDYKSVEWCHHFYEIQEEMDQFLKESKQERKQLNLESLKSSLISSCFKDMSNKNSTETQDSGIASCSKKDQSCLDNTDTGEVSESGDFPDDTDTSSENISEIMLKLQPNSVFMYKLDILQEDQTKSSDIPSNNDNTQNCIQRRPRDCSLDSDVSNELAQRVVRKPSSIKRFIYKCKKKNGLKHLVSSKSTSNEKKASKVLGIIFGVFVVLWTPFFIANILSATCGSCMVYLTPELMSAFLWMGYVASLANPIIYTMFNTAFRRAFIKILSCHLCTLGRNSFSQGSFPASHHATVFTDRRQTLTVMYNGTQPNDSMSGGR; encoded by the coding sequence ATGGACGTACTCATGTGTACAGCCTCCATCTGGCACATGTGCACCATGAGCATGGACCGTTACTTCACGCTGAAGTACCCCATGCAGTACGGACGAAACAAGACCAGGTCCATGGTTGCCGTCAAGATCATCTTTGTCTGGATCATCTCTATAACCATCAGCAGCCCTGTGTTTATCTACAGCCTCGTGGATTACTCTTATGTTTTCAAGGATCGTAACTGTGTCATCGATATCAAGGAGTTTGTGATATATGGTTCAATATTCGCATTTTACGTGCCACTGTTAATCATGATCGTGACGTACTCTTTAACCATCCAAATTCTCCGGCAGAATCAGAACATTATGAAAACTATAGAAAGGTCTAATTTTCGTATGAAATCAAAGAGCAGCAATAGAGAGAGCAGGATATGCAGCCATGTGAGGACATTCTTGTCGCCACCATCCTCTGAATCACGTAGAGAGAGTCACACTGATATCAGCTCACTGGCACGATCACCAAACATAGAGAAAACTCCCGACATGTCTGATAGTGACATGAAATTATTGGAGCTTAAGAATGTTATTGATTACTCCTATGCGACCAACTTGTACACGAGTTTAAAAAATGATCGTGATTTAAAAAGTTCATCATACAGAATTGCAAATGAGACTTCAATGGCAAATCAAACAACAGTTCTAACATCTGATGACAATTCAGATACCAAATCCTACAATGAAAATCTACATAGAGAGTATCTGCAACAAAATCCCTCGTTAAATGTCCCAACAGCTGTTAATATTCAAAGCCCCTCATCAGATGATGACGACGAGTCTTCAACACTGTTACCAACAAACCTTGACAAGCTCTCAAGATCATTAAGCCACTCTACATCTAGCTCTAAATTCCGCCTCCGGGCCAATACGGATGTTCACAACAAATCATACCTTAGCATTCACTCAAGCCTGAAAATTCCGAAATCTTTCGAGAAAAACAATTTGCAATCGTCTGTGTCATGTTCCAATTTCACAAACGCAAGTGCTGAAAAAAACCTGTTTGCATCTCTTAGATTGAATGGAAGTAGTTTAAATCGTGATTACAAATCAGTAGAGTGGTGTCATCACTTTTATGAAATACAGGAAGAAATGGACCAGTTTTTAAAAGaatcaaaacaagaaagaaaacAACTTAATCTTGAATCCTTGAAATCCAGCCTCATATCATCCTGCTTTAAAGACATGTCTAATAAAAACTCCACTGAAACCCAAGACAGTGGAATCGCATCGTGTTCAAAGAAAGACCAGAGTTGTTTGGACAACACTGACACAGGTGAGGTCTCTGAGTCGGGGGATTTCCCAGATGACACTGATACATCATCTGAGAATATCTCAGAAATAATGCTAAAACTCCAACCCAATTCAGTGTTTATGTATAAACTTGACATACTTCAAGAAGACCAGACAAAATCTTCAGACATACCTTCAAACAATGACAACACCCAAAACTGCATTCAGAGGAGACCGCGTGACTGTTCACTAGACTCTGACGTATCTAATGAGCTTGCACAGAGAGTGGTGCGCAAACCTAGCAGTATCAAAAGATTCATTTACAAGTGCAAGAAAAAGAACGGTCTAAAACACCTAGTCTCCTCAAAATCTACAAGCAACGAGAAGAAAGCGTCAAAAGTCCTTGGGATCATCTTTGGAGTCTTTGTAGTCCTATGGACACCCTTCTTCATCGCCAATATTCTTTCAGCAACTTGCGGCAGCTGCATGGTCTACCTGACCCCCGAACTCATGTCAGCGTTTCTATGGATGGGCTACGTTGCGTCCTTAGCAAACCCAATCATCTATACAATGTTCAACACGGCGTTCAGGCGGGCGTTTATCAAGATCCTGTCGTGTCACCTGTGCACTCTGGGGAGGAACTCCTTCTCCCAGGGCAGCTTCCCCGCCAGCCATCACGCCACTGTGTTCACAGACCGACGTCAGACACTCACTGTCATGTACAATGGGACGCAGCCCAATGACTCTATGAGTGGGGGGCGTTGA